GTCGCCAAATTTACCAAAACGCTGATAGCCAAAGTAGTTTGCATAGCCCGCCTCGTCAATGTTTTGCACGGCTTGCTCGAGTTTAGCAGCCTCGCTAGGCATCACTTTTTTTAGGCGGATGAAAAAACTATTACCCTTTAAATGTCCGATGCGAAGTTTATTGTCATGGGCGGCGAGGCTTAAGATTTTCATCTTTTCGTGGCTAAAATTTGCAAGTGTGGCCTCAAATTTGCGCGGCATCGAGATAAACTGCGTCGTCATGCCCTGCTTGTCTTTTAGCCCCGCGTAGCCGAAATCCCGCATCTTTACGCCGCTAACCTCGCTTAGAACGTGCAAGACTTCTTGCGTCGTCATATCTTTTTTACAAATTTCAACGATGAGGTGCTCCCCCTGCCCGCTAAATGCGTAAAGCGGAATCTCGCGCACGACAAAATCGTCCGAGTTTTTACTAAAATACGCGTTGATGGGCGCATGAGTGAGTGCATAAAGTGGCTTAAAAGTGATGGTTTCTTGCATTTTGTTTTAACCTTTTATTTGAAATTTTTGCAAAGACGCTAATCTTTGTCCGTGTTTTTGCGGCAATCCTTTTAATGGCATTTAATTTTTTAGGACAAAAAGTAAATAAAATTTCATACTCTTCGCCGCTACTAAGCTCAAATTTACTTAGTTTTTTTGTAAATTTAGCACCCTTTTTGGTAGCCTTTAAAAGCTTAGCAAGATCGGTATTTAGCCCATCTGAGATATCCATAGCGGAGTTTATAAGATGAGCTGCTTTGTAGAAAAAATTATCTCTTAAAGTAGGCTTTTTAAATCGTGAGTTTTTTGAAATTTTAGCTAGCCTTAGAAGCGAATTTAGCCCTTTTTTGCTACCTCCAAGCTCGCCAGTAAAAGCCACCAGATCGCCGTATCTTGCATTTTTTCTAAGCACAGCTTTGCCATTTAGCTCGCCAATTACACTAACACTTATATTTAAAATTTTGCTACTTATCGTGTCGCCACCGATTATCTTTACGCCAAACTCCTCGCACGCTCTGTTTATGCCGGCGCTTAGCTCTTTGATTTGCTGCGGCGAAAAATTCTTTGGCAAACTAAGTCCAAGAAGCGCAAATTTTGGCCTAGCATTCATCACGATCGTATCTGAAAAATTTACGATCATCGCCTTGTAGCCGATCTCTTCAAGGCTTAGCCAGCCATGCTTAAAGTGCGAATTTTCAGCAAAGATGTCCTTGCTAAAGACCTGCTTGCCAAGCACAGCCGCATCATCGCCAATATAAGCGTTACCAAAGCATTCAATCGTGAAATTTTCTTTATCCATCGGGCCATTATAATGAAACTCCTTTTAATTTTAGGATAAAATAAGCCAAAAAAGGAGTCAAATGCAAAAAATAGAAATTTTTAGATTTAATGCAAAAAAGGATATTTTGTCGTATTTTAAACCATATTTTTTAGAAATTTTAGATTACGCAAACCTTGACGAGCTATTTTTGCATATTAAAAAAATTGATCCCTATTTTCAGCCAACAACTGGCTTTGTGAAAGTAAATGATGTCGTAGTGAGCACTACTGAACCATTAGTAAATTTATATGAGAAATTTGTAGGCGAGCTTGTGATTTCGCCACTTGATGAAAAAAGAGCGGTTTTGGATCTTGAGACAAATGATGACGACTTTTGGGAGAAATTTAAGCCGTTTGATAAATTTTGCGATCAAGCAGACAAAGAATTTTATGCAAGCTTAAAGCCATATTTTTATGCTGATTTTGTGAAAGAATACGAGTCAAATTTTATAGGTGCAGCGGCCATCATACTGGCTCATCATCTTTATAAAAAAGAAAAAAATGATGAGATCATGAGGCTTATCAACAATGAAAATGGTATTTTGATAGCTTGTAAGATTGATGATTTTATCTTTGGTGAAAGCGAAATTTATACCGAAGCGATTAGGTTTTTTAAAGAAATTTTAGGGATAAAAGAGGATGAAACCTCAAAAAATGAGCTTGAAAAAATAAAGAGCTTGGATAAATTTAAAGAGTTCAAAATAGCCGTAAGCGATAAAATCTCTGAAAATTTAGATAAATTTAGAGCAAATTTTATAAATCTAAACAATAAATTTCCTTGTGGATTTGAGCTTTTAA
This genomic interval from Campylobacter concisus contains the following:
- a CDS encoding thiamine-phosphate kinase — translated: MDKENFTIECFGNAYIGDDAAVLGKQVFSKDIFAENSHFKHGWLSLEEIGYKAMIVNFSDTIVMNARPKFALLGLSLPKNFSPQQIKELSAGINRACEEFGVKIIGGDTISSKILNISVSVIGELNGKAVLRKNARYGDLVAFTGELGGSKKGLNSLLRLAKISKNSRFKKPTLRDNFFYKAAHLINSAMDISDGLNTDLAKLLKATKKGAKFTKKLSKFELSSGEEYEILFTFCPKKLNAIKRIAAKTRTKISVFAKISNKRLKQNARNHHF